The segment CAGGGTATCAATCGAAGCTTGATGCGGCAAAATCAGAGTCCCGATGAGAATCGACATCACAACGGGAGACATAATAACTCCCCGAGAAATCGACTATCAGTATCGCTCAATTTTCGGAGACCAGATAATCTTCATAAAAGCATATACTTGGAAACTATACTCGCAGAGAAATACGAAACAATATTGAGAAGAAATTTGTTGAGTTCTATTTTTCGCTGTTGTATTTTTGCCGTGCTGGATCAACTTAACTACCAGTGTATAATAGTGGTAGTCGAAACAAACCGGAGAGTGATTCCTTGAAGAGGGCAATTCAATGTTTTAGAGCAAGAAAGGGATACGCAACAACGGGTAGCCTAAAAGAATCTGGAGTGCATTCAAGGACCCTGGTCAAGCTCCTGGATGCTGGACTGGTTGTTAGAATAAAGCCAGGTCTTTATAGGCTAAAAGAGCTTTCTGATAATGATTACGTTTCGTATGTGGACGTGTGCACGGCCGTTAGAACCGGAGTAATATGCCTGCTTTCTTCGGCAGACTATTACGGCCTTTCAACATTTACACCTAAGAGAGTTCATGTTGCCATTCCTCACGACTACAAGAGACCGGTAGTAGAGCTTCCTCCAACGAAATTCTTCATGTTCAGAGAGAGGAGCTACTCATTTGGTATTGAGACTGTAGATACTGAGATAGGATCTTTCAAAATATATAACCGCGAAAAGACAGTGTGTGACCTTTTTCGCATGAGGAAGAGAATGGGAGAGGATATTGCGATCGAATCGCTGAAGAACTACCTCATTTCGACCAACAATAACGTGGTCTCTCTGATGAAATATGCGGAAGCGCTGCATGTACAGAACCTACTACTTCCATTAATCAAAGGAATGGTTAATGCATGAGGAAAAAATGAACAAAAACACTGCCGCTTCAGTAAAGGCACTGCTCCTCAACATCTCTAGAAGGAGCGGTACTGAACATACAGTGCTGCTTCGACGCTATGCACAAGAGCGTTTCATATTCAGGCTGTCTAAAACCCGGCATAGAGAAAAACTTGTGCTTAAAGGTGCCATGCTCTCAATCATCTTTGGATTCAATGATTTCAGACCTACGAAGGATATAGATTTTCTCTGCGTTGAGGACTCTTACTCTACCGATGAAATAAGTGAGATAGTATCTGAAGTGATATCTGTAGAGGTTGAAGATGGGATAGTATTCAACAGCTCCTTCAAGGTTGAAACGATAAAGAAGGAATCCATCCACCCAGGCAGCAGGATTATTCTTCCGTGGAACATGGAAAGGACTACAGGCAATATACAGCTAGATGTGGGATTTGGTGACGTCCAATACACAGGGCCACTCAACATGACATTTCCAACTATTCTTGGATCGGAAGAGCCTGACATAATGGTTTATTCGATTGAAACCGCTATTGCAGAGAAAATCCAGACAATCGCGAGCCTCGGTGTGACGACTAGCAGGATGAAAGACTTCTATGATATATATCATTTCTGTAAGTCCTCGGCATTCAAGTTTGAAGACCTTTCAAACTCGCTCAAATTGACCTTCATTAACAGAGATACTTCAGTGAATTCTCTTGTTGAAGTATTTTCGGAAGGCTTTATCAACAGTAAGACAATGATCGAGCAGTGGAAGGCCTTTCTTCTCAGAAATGAACTTCCGAATGAACAGAGTTTCACTCAAATAATGGAAAAGCTTAGAGTTGTCTTTTTGCCTCTAATTCAAGAAGAAGAACCCAGAGAAAGTTGGGACCCATATTCATGGTGTTGGAAATAGGCGACTGGAAGATCTTAGGCTTTAAGTAAGGCAAATAGCGGAATCCTCCAGAATATCTGGAAAAGCAAAAGTCTTTTTGAACCTTACCCAATGAAAACTGTCGGAGCAGTCCAGAATTTGACGGACTTGTCGGCCAGGTCGGAGTGATAAAATCTCTGTGCAGGCACTGTCTTCCAGTAATCCTCTTATACGGGATCTCGTTCTTCAAAACCCGGTTCTGATGACCCGCTCCTAGTAACCCGAATTTCATAACCCGTTCCTAGACGTGGCTCTTTCCCCGCGAAGCGGGCCTTGCGACCGCCGATGATCTTCGGCGCCTTGCGTCTTGCAACTCTCTTATCGGAGGACGGTGGACCTTTGACTGTTGACCTGACAGGCTTCCTGCGAAGCAGCATCACTTCTGCTTCGGATCTTTCGAAGGACGGGTCCACGGTCTTGGACGAAGGACCAAGGACGTTTCTTTACGGCGACCAGCGTTTCTTATCCAAGCGGTTCTTTTAGCCCGGCGTAGCCGGAACTGGCCAGGCGCAGCCTGACTGGCCACCGAAGGTGACTGGCCTGCGTTAGCAGACTGGCTCCTTTCTGCCTCCTGCTTTGCGCCTGTGAGATGGCTTCCCCCTCTTCGGGCGAACAGCCGTTCGCCCCTACAAGAAGAATATGATTCTGAATGGGATGACAGATAAAGAAGATCGGTAGGCAACTTTTCGCTTTGTTCCTGGCGCGTAAGTGCCAGCATCACTTCCCGACGCAGTCGGCCTCACTTCCCCGGATGATCCTCCGGGCATCACTTCCTCGCGCCAGCGAGCCTCACTTCTAAACTGACCGCCGATGCTTTTCGGCGCATTGCGACTTCACGTATGGTCTGTCCCATTTTTTGCGTGTAATCCCGTGATGCCTCTGCACGGGATCTCGAACTTAGAAACCGCTGTACGCTTAAGAACCAAGACCCGCTGATCACTGCTCAAAACAACGTTGTCCGTCAGCGGACCGCCGTCCTCCGAGAAAAGAGTTCCCTT is part of the Mesotoga sp. UBA6090 genome and harbors:
- a CDS encoding type IV toxin-antitoxin system AbiEi family antitoxin domain-containing protein, which codes for MKRAIQCFRARKGYATTGSLKESGVHSRTLVKLLDAGLVVRIKPGLYRLKELSDNDYVSYVDVCTAVRTGVICLLSSADYYGLSTFTPKRVHVAIPHDYKRPVVELPPTKFFMFRERSYSFGIETVDTEIGSFKIYNREKTVCDLFRMRKRMGEDIAIESLKNYLISTNNNVVSLMKYAEALHVQNLLLPLIKGMVNA
- a CDS encoding nucleotidyl transferase AbiEii/AbiGii toxin family protein, encoding MNKNTAASVKALLLNISRRSGTEHTVLLRRYAQERFIFRLSKTRHREKLVLKGAMLSIIFGFNDFRPTKDIDFLCVEDSYSTDEISEIVSEVISVEVEDGIVFNSSFKVETIKKESIHPGSRIILPWNMERTTGNIQLDVGFGDVQYTGPLNMTFPTILGSEEPDIMVYSIETAIAEKIQTIASLGVTTSRMKDFYDIYHFCKSSAFKFEDLSNSLKLTFINRDTSVNSLVEVFSEGFINSKTMIEQWKAFLLRNELPNEQSFTQIMEKLRVVFLPLIQEEEPRESWDPYSWCWK